In Halobacteroides halobius DSM 5150, the genomic window GCAGCTAATGGAATTAAAGCTTACTTATTTGATGATCTAAGACCAACTCCAGAACTTTCTTATGCAGTTAGAGAGTTAAATACTACAGCTGGAATTATGGTAACAGCAAGTCATAACCCACCTGAATATAACGGATATAAGGTTTATTGGAATGATGGAGCACAAATTGTTGCACCACATGATGAAGGGATTATTTCTGAAGTTAATGCAATTAATGATTTTTCTAAAGTCGAGATAATATCAAAAGAGGAAGCTAAGCAAGCAGGTTTATTTGAAATTATTGCACCTAGGATGGATGATGAGTATATTGAAACCCTAAAAAATTTATCACTTAACGAAGAAATCATAAAGAAAGTCTCTAATGATTTTGATATTGTTTATACACCACTTCATGGGGCAGGAAATATTCCTGTTCAGCGAATTTTAGATGAATTAGGTTTTGAGAATGTACATGTAGTTGCAGAACAGGAAGAACCAGATCCTGATTTTTCAACTGTAGACTATCCCAATCCAGAAGAACCAGCAGTATTTGATTTAGCAATGGATTTAGCAGAAGAAGAGAATGCAGATTTGATTATGGCTAATGATCCTGATGCAGATCGAGTTGGGATTGCTGTTAAAGATACTAGTGGTGAATGGAATTTCTTAAATGGTAATCAGGTAGGAGTTTTATTATCAGAATATATACTTGAAAATTTAGCTTCAATTCCAGAGAACGGAACGATCATTAAGACTATTGTAACTACTGAGATGATTAATCCAATTGCTAATAAGTATAATATTGATGTGATGAATACTTTAACTGGTTTTAAGTATATTGGTGAAAAAATTAAAGAATTCAAGGCTGGTAAATACGATAAAAAGTATATCTTTGGTTTTGAAGAAAGTTATGGTTATTTATATGGAACTCATGCTCGAGATAAAGATGCCATAGTAGCAACAATGTTAATTGCTGAAATGGCAGCTTATTATGAATCTCAAGGTAGTTCTTTATATGAAGAACTAATGAGAATGTATGAAGAGTATGGTTATTACAAAGCAGATTTAGAAGCAATTAGAATGCCTGGAAAAGAGGGCCAAGAAAAAAT contains:
- a CDS encoding phospho-sugar mutase, whose product is MNYKEKYEKWLENDYFDQETKEELEKISNDEEEIEERFYTDLDFGTGGMRGIIGAGTNRVNKYTIRKATQGLANYIAKEGDKSKGVAISHDNRHKSRQFATAAALVLAANGIKAYLFDDLRPTPELSYAVRELNTTAGIMVTASHNPPEYNGYKVYWNDGAQIVAPHDEGIISEVNAINDFSKVEIISKEEAKQAGLFEIIAPRMDDEYIETLKNLSLNEEIIKKVSNDFDIVYTPLHGAGNIPVQRILDELGFENVHVVAEQEEPDPDFSTVDYPNPEEPAVFDLAMDLAEEENADLIMANDPDADRVGIAVKDTSGEWNFLNGNQVGVLLSEYILENLASIPENGTIIKTIVTTEMINPIANKYNIDVMNTLTGFKYIGEKIKEFKAGKYDKKYIFGFEESYGYLYGTHARDKDAIVATMLIAEMAAYYESQGSSLYEELMRMYEEYGYYKADLEAIRMPGKEGQEKINAILADLRENSPTEINGEEVVVKKDYLARKSYDLESGAESKLDLPESNVLQFELADDSLVTVRPSGTEPKIKFYFSVTADSDEAAEEKLNAVKESVMNLVE